CTGATCCAGCACGATCCCCCAGCCTTCATGAAAGCCCATCTGCTCATGGCGCTGACGGATTTCCGCCGTCGGATGCCGGGCAATCGCCGTGTAGCGCGTTTTGCCCTCGCCCGCATCTTCCAGCAGCAAAATCGCAGTCATGAATGGGTTTTCAGCCGGTTTCCAGCCTTCGGTATAACCATCGGTAAAGACCAGTTTTTTACCCGGGTCGATCTCCAGATACACGCCATGGTTGTGCATCTGCTGGCCGCCGACGTCAAAAATGGTGTTAAAACGCCCGCCGACGCGCAGGTCAATTTCACATTCGACCACCTTATGCGGCACGGGAATAAAGAAGTTTTTGATGTGCTCCGGCGTGGTCCAGCAGGTCCACAGCAGGTCGCGTGGCGCATCCACCACGCGCTCCAGTTTCAGGTCAGTATTCGGGTCAATCGTCACGATAATCACCTCTTTAAGGGAACCCCTTAAAGATAGACGACTCAGGCAAATTTCCCCGCTGCCACCTCTTCTGGCGTGACCACGCCGATGTCCAGCACCCAGCCGCTGATTAACGCCGCGGGAGTGACGTCGAACGCCGGGTTATACACGCGGGCATTTTCAGGCGCCCACTGCACTTCGCCGAAACTGCCCGCCACGCCGGTGACTTCCGCCGCCGCGCGCTGCTCAATCGGGATGGCTTCACCGTTCGCACAGTTCGGATCAAGCGTGGTCTGCGGGGCAGCGACATAGAACGGAATACCGTGGAATTTGGCTAGTACCGCCAGCGAATAGGTGCCGATTTTGTTTGCCACGTCGCCGTTGGCGGCGATGCGATCCGCCCCTACCCAAACGGCATCGACCTGCCCTTTCGCCATCAGACTGGCCGCCATCGAATCGGTAATCAGCTGATACGGCACGCCCAGTTCGCCCAGTTCCCACGCGGTGAGTCGCCCGCCCTGCAACAGCGGACGCGTTTCATCGACCCAGACGTTCGCGACGTTGCCCTGCTGATGAG
This DNA window, taken from Scandinavium goeteborgense, encodes the following:
- a CDS encoding SRPBCC family protein, producing MTIDPNTDLKLERVVDAPRDLLWTCWTTPEHIKNFFIPVPHKVVECEIDLRVGGRFNTIFDVGGQQMHNHGVYLEIDPGKKLVFTDGYTEGWKPAENPFMTAILLLEDAGEGKTRYTAIARHPTAEIRQRHEQMGFHEGWGIVLDQLVVYVKGLRG
- the mtnA gene encoding S-methyl-5-thioribose-1-phosphate isomerase; this encodes MQTLQTTSLWVRDNQLFILDQQALPQASRWLDANSVEALVGHIHALRVRGAPLIGLSASLLLALLAECGLNRDALLNALETLRASRPTAVNLMNNLDRMKLALAQEDFVPGLVAEALRLIEEDKQLCERIAIAGSQLVKPGSRLLTHCNTGGLATAGVGTALGVINFAHQQGNVANVWVDETRPLLQGGRLTAWELGELGVPYQLITDSMAASLMAKGQVDAVWVGADRIAANGDVANKIGTYSLAVLAKFHGIPFYVAAPQTTLDPNCANGEAIPIEQRAAAEVTGVAGSFGEVQWAPENARVYNPAFDVTPAALISGWVLDIGVVTPEEVAAGKFA